One part of the Osmerus mordax isolate fOsmMor3 chromosome 18, fOsmMor3.pri, whole genome shotgun sequence genome encodes these proteins:
- the LOC136962512 gene encoding brevican core protein-like: protein MPALVEGFVRPETLIPLLCAMCHISLAFPALTGHSEDDLRHLQVSILSPSPISAPLGDSVTIPCLVSLSIPSSTSTPIIPRVKWSVVSSGQETEILVARGHRVKVNETYRERASLVNYAASPEDLSLWLGELRSGDSGYYRCEVQQGLEDANDLVQLTVKGVVFHYRHASGRYAFSFPEAQKACDRIGAQIATPDQLLAAYHDGYEQCDAGWLADQSVRYPIQVPREGCYGDMNGQPGVRNYGTLEPTELFDVYCYVEQINGEVFHDPIPQLLSLDEAQTYCNRAGAELATTGQLYMAWSEGLDWCSPGWLADGSVRYPIVTPRERCGGPLAEVKTLYLFSNQTGFLEPSSRHDVYCFKGHGNPHTDAPMDYMATEPEDMGQDVILLIQTAEELQLNQDPDQVEREAQSALDSLPAFQNTPIGEDLQDTPPTPISDMDSLFSPTTSSPNLLQPFDETLLPVEVDHDSQKPTLSLPIHNSSTPDQPEPETTPEFPEPSFEPHRHYQPMPETNLDEMEYPQASGSKHFQPMPETNLDVVDSNKSTTIGNHSYQVMTTMISTTFNSTREVTEQHEKQDPTAESGHEEAIVGEHEQASTSTGYQERSSHHPGQSTSPFTEVTSIWSPLDGSGDISQETDPIIHQEIQMINVHTTSISPTSDLNTQKSTSPGTTDISKHLFLDHSEESGQDVYSTVVAHPSGTSTTNVERTGFPERLDSLGELELQPLEQDDDHVGSGDEMATTESPDWTVPNKRPVQLTTLGYQTMSASKMADPTAEDEGSGYETGTNASHLEQEVFSVEPLTSSWDLHQTTSAPQESRDDRAYSSSGPMFISPTEHSASSTETEEFGSDSSSTTEPTAATVSASTQVFMQTWSPSTTTPQNVPEPTDPKMVTALIPPVDQSQVELEYGLTKPPTLRMLPNGRAAVGRAGKLSEACLEDPCVNGGTCVEEDGHTKCLCLPSYGGDFCQTDVEQCNAGWEKFQGFCYKHFNQRLSWEVAEQHCRMTGGHLVSIMSPEEQDFINTNYKEYQWTGLNDKTIEGDFHWSNGNPLLYENWYRGQPDSYFLSGEDCVVMVWHDSGRWSDVPCNYHLAYTCKKGTSLCGPPPKVPNAPMFGKARQRYETDAIVRYYCAQGFQQRQNPLVKCLAGGKWEVPQIRCIPGARSTTQIGGVPSPTSENLGLGEEESQTKESPQYWDIKF from the exons ATGCCTGCCTTAGTGGAAGGTTTTGTGAG ACCAGAAACACTCATTCCCCTTCTGTGTGCAATGTGCCACATCTCTCTGGCCTTCCCTGCACTGACTGGACACTCAGAAG ATGATCTAAGACACCTCCaggtctccatcctctctccgtctcccatcTCTGCCCCACTGGGAGACTCTGTCACCATCCCCTGCCTGgtgtccctctccatcccctcctccacctcaactCCAATTATTCCTCGGGTCAAGTGGAGCGTGGTGTCCAGCGGGCAGGAGACAGAGATCCTGGTGGCCAGGGGTCATAGGGTTAAGGTCAACGAGACCTACCGGGAGAGAGCCTCCTTGGTTAATTACGCCGCATCCCCTGAGGATCTCAGCCTATGGCTGGGGGAGCTGCGGTCAGGTGACTCGGGCTACTACCGCTGTGAGGTGCAGCAGGGTCTGGAGGATGCCAACGACCTTGTGCAGCTGACCGTCAAAG gtgtggtgtTCCACTACCGACACGCCTCTGGTCGCTATGCCTTCTCATTTCCCGAGGCTCAGAAGGCCTGCGACAGGATCGGTGCCCAAATCGCCACGCCCGACCAGCTCCTGGCGGCCTATCATGATGGCTATGAGCAGTGTGATGCTGGCTGGCTTGCAGACCAATCTGTAAG GTACCCGATCCAGGTCCCTCGTGAGGGTTGCTATGGGGACATGAACGGGCAGCCTGGAGTGAGAAATTATGGGACACTGGAACCAACGGAGCTGTTTGATGTCTACTGTTATGTTGAGCAAATAAATG GAGAGGTTTTCCATGATCCTATCCCTCAGCTGCTGTCATTGGATGAGGCGCAGACGTACTGCAATAGAGCTGGGGCAGAGCTGGCCACCACTGGGCAGCTGTACATGGCATGGAGTGAGGGTCTGGACTGGTGCAGCCCTGGATGGTTGGCTGATGGCAGCGTACGCTACCCCATTGTGACACCTAGAGAGCGCTGTGGCGGGCCTCTGGCGGAAGTCAAAACTCTGTACCTCTTCAGCAATCAGACGGGCTTCCTTGAACCTTCTAGTCGCCATGACGTCTACTGTTTCAAAG GCCACGGGAATCCTCATACCGATGCACCGATGGACTACATGGCTACAGAACCCGAAGACATGGGACAGGATGTAATCCTCCTCATACAGACAGCCGAGGAGCTGCAGCTCAACCAGGATCCAGATCAGGTGGAGCGAGAGGCCCAGAGTGCCTTAGACTCCCTCCCTGcattccaaaacactcccattgGGGAAGACCTGCAAGACACGCCCCCTACACCCATCTCAGATATGGACTCCCTTTTCAGCCCTACCACATCTTCACCGAACCTCCTTCAGCCCTTTGATGAGACTCTACTTCCTGTAGAGGTTGACCATGACTCTCAGAAACCCACATTGTCTCTCCCGATCCATAACTCCAGTACACCAGACCAGCCTGAGCCAGAAACCACACCAGAGTTTCCAGAGCCTTCTTTCGAGCCTCACAGGCATTACCAGCCGATGCCAGAAACAAACCTGGATGAAATGGAGTACCCTCAAGCCAGTGGTTCCAAGCACTTCCAGCCCATGCCTGAGACCAACCTAGATGTTGTAGATTCTAATAAAAGCACAACGATAGGTAACCATAGTTATCAAGTCATGACTACCATGATATCAACGACTTTCAACTCTACCAGAGAGGTTACAGAGCAACATGAGAAACAAGACCCAACAGCAGAGAGCGGGCATGAAGAGGCCATAGTAGGGGAGCATGAGCAGGCATCTACCTCAACTGGGTACCAAGAAAGAAGCAGTCATCATCCAGGACAGTCAACCTCCCCCTTCACAGAGGTCACATCCATATGGTCTCCTCTGGATGGCTCTGGAGACATTTCCCAAG AGACTGATCCAATCATCCACCAAGAAATCCAAATGATCAATGTCCATACCACCTCAATTTCCCCCACTTCTGACCTCAACACTCAGAAGTCCACCTCTCCAGGAACCACTGACATTtctaaacatttgtttttggaTCATTCTGAAGAGTCGGGGCAAGATGTCTATTCCACAGTCGTTGCACATCCTTCTGGAACTTCAACAACAAATGTGGAAAGAACAGGCTTTCCTGAAAGATTGGACTCCTTGGGAGAATTAGAACTGCAACCACTGGAACAAGATGATGATCATGTTGGATCTGGTGACGAAATGGCCACCACTGAGTCTCCAGATTGGACTGTCCCCAACAAGAGGCCTGTTCAGCTCACTACTCTTGGGTATCAGACGATGTCAGCTTCCAAAATGGCCGACCCCACAGCAGAAGATGAGGGAAGTGGGTATGAAACAGGCACAAATGCATCACACCTGGAGCAAGAGGTCTTCTCTGTTGAGCCCCTGACATCCAGTTGGGATCTGCACCAGACCACCTCTGCACCCCAGGAATCCAGGGACGACCGGGCGTACAGCAGCAGCGGACCCATGTTCATCTCACCAACAGAGCATTCAGCTTCCTCAACCGAGACGGAGGAGTTTGGATCTGACTCCTCTTCCACTACCGAACCCACTGCTGCCACCGTGTCTGCCTCGACACAAGTGTTCATGCAAACCTGGAGCCCGTCCACAACCACCCCACAAAATGTTCCTGAACCAACAGACCCAAAAATGGTGACGGCTCTCATCCCACCCGTGGATCAAAGTCAGGTGGAGCTTGAATACGGTCTTACCAAACCACCCACCTTGCGTATGTTGCCCAATGGGAGGGCTGCCGTGGGCAGAGCCGGAAAACTTTCAG AAGCTTGTTTGGAGGACCCTTGTGTCAATGGAGGCACCTGCGTTGAGGAGGACGGACACACCAAGTGTCTCTGTTTGCCCAGTTACGGAGGAGACTTCTGTCAGACAG aCGTGGAGCAATGTAATGCTGGCTGGGAGAAGTTCCAGGGCTTCTGCTACAAACACTTCAATCAGCGACTGAGCTGGGAAGTGGCTGAGCAGCACTGTCGCATGAccggcggccatcttgtctCAATCATGAGCCCTGAGGAACAGGACTTCATCAACA CCAATTATAAAGAGTACCAGTGGACTGGATTGAATGACAAAACCATCGAGGGAGATTTCCACTGGTCCAACGGAAACCCATTA CTCTATGAGAATTGGTACAGAGGTCAGCCTGACAGCTACTTCCTGTCCGGAGAGGACTGTGTGGTGATGGTATGGCACGACTCTGGACGCTGGAGCGACGTGCCCTGTAACTACCACCTGGCTTATACCTGCAAGAAAGGCACAT CCTTGTGCGGGCCACCTCCCAAGGTCCCCAATGCGCCAATGTTTGGCAAAGCTCGCCAGCGCTACGAGACTGATGCCATTGTGCGCTACTACTGTGCCCAGGGCTTCCAACAGAGACAAAACCCTCTGGTCAAATGCCTGGCAGGTGGCAAATGGGAGGTGCCTCAGATCCGCTGCATCCCAG GGGCACGTAGCACTACACAGATAGGAGGAGTCCCATCGCCTACCTCAGAAAATCTGGGTCTTGGTGAAGAAGAATCTCAAACAAAGGAATCACCACAATACTGGGACATCAAGTTTTAA